A window from Kovacikia minuta CCNUW1 encodes these proteins:
- a CDS encoding DUF433 domain-containing protein: MDYHNIITIEPGKRSGKPCIRGLRITVYDILEYLAGGMTEAEILEDFSELTSEDIRACLTFAADREKKLFVAPL, from the coding sequence ATGGATTACCACAACATTATTACAATTGAGCCTGGAAAACGTAGCGGCAAGCCCTGTATTCGTGGACTGCGAATTACAGTGTATGACATCTTAGAATATTTGGCGGGTGGCATGACAGAGGCGGAAATCTTGGAAGATTTTTCTGAACTCACCTCAGAGGACATCAGAGCCTGTCTTACTTTTGCAGCCGATCGTGAGAAAAAGTTATTCGTGGCACCTCTGTGA
- a CDS encoding transglutaminase TgpA family protein: MSDVSGTERVRSLPLARRFWQRLESLPPPETEESLLLRVLAQAMVLVGIVATDVAASTSMSVWAIPLSIAGASWSWVRRRKRNVAAKFCIAIGMLLALAAFFVGLRAELNDTRLVLAELLVQLQVLHSFDLPRRKDLGYSMIIGLILIGVASTLSQTMTFGLLLLLFLAIALPVLVLDYRSRLGLLGGLRQSPFKQMGSPRRLGTFLLVIVGLGLIIFACLPRFPSYQLRTFPVSAPIQKQFEDNSQIINPGYMRRGSNAQGNGAGGTGAGEELGPGELDETFYYGFNSRINQNLRGQLKPKIVLRVRSQAEGFWRVLAFDRYLGQGWEISRSEQTVTVKRPRWSYQFFLPRRPTLNRTKEVVQTFTVVSELPNLLPSLYQPKELYFPTQEVAIDPEENLRSPLGLVEGLTYTIISEVPYRNRTRLRSAPTDYSRAVKDYYLDVPAQIRARVQQRTEELLATASKPITSTYEKALFLAQALKQRYTVQTELPFLKRDEDLVEAFLFEYKGGYPDHFSTTLTLMLRSIGIPARLAVGFGPGEFNPFTGLYVVRNTDAYAVTEVLFPNYGWFSFDPIPGHELIPASIEEDQTFSVLQHFWKWVAGWLPSPLTSLLNRIFGTLFGWIAAAIAWFIGLFTQGWMGLFIGLLVIIVLSFLGWLGWQGWHRWRLHRRLAKLAPMERLYQQMLNWLANQGFRKQPAETPLEYARQAWEQQPGERAGAIDEISQAYVNWRYGNRDPDLNRIKQRLKDLRKRR, encoded by the coding sequence ATGTCTGATGTTTCTGGAACGGAACGAGTACGATCGCTCCCCCTTGCAAGGCGGTTTTGGCAAAGACTAGAATCCCTACCTCCTCCGGAGACTGAAGAATCCCTGTTGTTGAGGGTGCTGGCGCAGGCAATGGTGCTGGTTGGGATTGTAGCAACTGATGTTGCTGCCTCCACTTCCATGAGTGTTTGGGCGATCCCCCTGAGTATTGCGGGTGCCTCGTGGAGTTGGGTGCGTCGGCGTAAACGCAATGTTGCGGCTAAGTTTTGTATCGCGATCGGGATGCTGCTGGCATTGGCAGCTTTTTTTGTTGGTCTGAGAGCAGAATTAAACGATACCCGGTTGGTATTAGCGGAGTTATTGGTGCAGCTTCAGGTCTTGCACAGCTTCGATCTGCCCCGTCGGAAAGATTTGGGCTACTCGATGATCATTGGGCTGATCCTGATTGGGGTTGCCAGTACCCTCAGTCAAACAATGACCTTTGGGTTGCTGTTGCTGCTGTTTCTGGCAATCGCCCTGCCAGTCCTCGTATTAGACTATCGCTCTCGGTTGGGTTTATTGGGTGGTTTACGCCAGTCCCCATTCAAGCAAATGGGGTCACCCAGGCGACTGGGAACCTTTCTGCTGGTCATTGTGGGCTTGGGGTTAATCATCTTTGCCTGCCTACCTAGGTTCCCCAGCTATCAACTGCGAACATTCCCGGTTAGCGCCCCCATTCAGAAGCAGTTTGAGGACAATTCTCAAATTATCAATCCGGGTTATATGCGTCGGGGAAGTAACGCCCAGGGCAATGGGGCTGGAGGCACCGGAGCAGGAGAAGAATTGGGGCCTGGTGAACTGGACGAAACCTTCTATTACGGATTCAATAGCCGGATTAACCAAAATCTGCGTGGACAGCTTAAACCTAAAATTGTGTTGCGGGTGCGATCGCAGGCAGAAGGGTTCTGGCGCGTATTAGCGTTCGATCGCTACCTGGGGCAGGGGTGGGAAATTTCTCGGAGTGAACAAACGGTGACAGTGAAGCGCCCGCGTTGGTCCTATCAGTTCTTTCTACCCAGACGCCCAACCCTTAACAGAACAAAGGAAGTGGTGCAGACCTTTACCGTTGTTTCGGAGTTGCCTAATCTGCTTCCTTCTCTCTATCAACCCAAGGAATTGTATTTCCCTACCCAGGAAGTGGCGATCGACCCGGAGGAAAATTTGCGATCGCCGCTAGGACTCGTTGAGGGACTAACCTACACCATCATTTCTGAAGTCCCTTATCGGAACCGAACTCGCCTGCGATCGGCTCCTACAGATTACTCCCGCGCAGTTAAAGATTACTACCTCGACGTTCCTGCCCAGATTCGGGCAAGGGTTCAGCAGCGCACCGAAGAACTTTTGGCAACCGCTTCCAAACCCATTACATCCACCTACGAAAAAGCCCTGTTTCTGGCCCAGGCGCTCAAACAGCGCTATACGGTTCAAACAGAGCTACCCTTCCTGAAACGGGACGAAGATCTGGTCGAAGCATTTTTGTTTGAGTACAAAGGGGGCTATCCCGACCACTTTTCCACTACCCTGACCCTGATGCTGCGATCGATTGGCATTCCAGCCCGGCTAGCAGTTGGGTTTGGACCCGGAGAATTCAATCCCTTCACAGGTTTGTACGTGGTGCGTAACACCGACGCCTATGCCGTAACGGAGGTTTTATTCCCGAACTATGGCTGGTTTAGCTTTGATCCAATCCCAGGTCATGAGCTAATTCCCGCTTCAATTGAAGAAGACCAGACCTTTAGTGTCCTGCAACACTTTTGGAAGTGGGTAGCTGGGTGGCTGCCGTCTCCCCTCACCAGCCTACTCAATCGGATATTTGGTACTTTGTTTGGCTGGATCGCGGCGGCAATCGCCTGGTTTATTGGTTTATTTACCCAGGGATGGATGGGTCTGTTTATCGGGCTGCTGGTGATAATTGTGCTCAGCTTTTTAGGTTGGTTGGGGTGGCAGGGCTGGCACCGCTGGCGTTTGCATCGCCGACTCGCAAAACTGGCACCAATGGAGCGTCTGTATCAGCAAATGTTGAACTGGTTGGCAAATCAAGGATTTCGGAAACAACCTGCGGAGACACCGCTAGAGTATGCACGGCAAGCGTGGGAGCAGCAACCAGGAGAACGGGCAGGGGCGATCGACGAAATTTCCCAGGCATATGTAAACTGGCGATATGGCAACAGAGATCCCGATTTGAATCGAATTAAGCAACGGCTAAAAGATTTGAGAAAACGACGCTAG
- a CDS encoding DUF5615 family PIN-like protein: MDENLSDRIIHRIIDLYPGSEHVKALGLTNTDDEVIWEHAKANDFVIVSKDSDFHQRSLLYGHPPKFIYLRIGNSPTSKIVEILRGNFGTIIQFEDRESESILVLG, encoded by the coding sequence TTGGACGAAAACCTATCAGATCGAATTATTCACAGGATTATTGATTTGTATCCTGGTTCTGAACATGTCAAAGCTTTAGGACTGACGAACACTGATGATGAAGTTATTTGGGAACATGCAAAGGCAAACGACTTTGTAATTGTTTCCAAAGATTCTGATTTTCATCAGCGCAGCTTACTCTATGGTCATCCACCCAAATTTATCTACCTTCGGATTGGCAATAGTCCAACGTCAAAGATTGTTGAGATTTTGAGAGGAAATTTTGGCACAATCATTCAATTTGAAGATAGAGAATCAGAAAGTATTTTAGTATTGGGATAA